One Mycobacterium paraseoulense genomic window, GATAGGCACCATCCTGGCCGTCCGGGCCGGCGATCTGCCGCTGTTGTTGGGCGCGCTGTTCGCCAACGGTTTGGCCCGGTTCGTCGCTTCCGGGCTCTCGGCGTCGCTGCCGCACGTCGTGCCGCGCGAACAGGTCGTGACGATGAACGCCGCAGCCAACGCGGCCGGGGCCGTCGCCGCCTTCATCGGCGCCAACTTCATGCTCGTGCCCCGGTTCGTATTCGGCGCCGGTGACAAGGGGGCCTCGGCGATCATCTTCCTCACCGCGATCCCCGTCGTGATCGCCTTGCTGCTGTCGTGGCGGTTCGGCCCTCGTGTCCTCGGCCCCGACGACACCAAGCGGGCGATCCACGGACCGGTCATCTACGCCGTGGTCACCGGCTGGCTGCACGGCGCGCGCACGGTGGCGCAACGGCCGACCGTCGCCGCGACCTTGTCCGGCCTGGCCGCCCACCGGATGGTGATCGGCATCAATTCCTTGCTGGTCCTGTTGCTGGTCCACCACATGACCGACCCCGAAGCCGGGGGATTGGGCACCGCGCTGGTGTTCTTCGGCGCCGCGGGTCTGGGCGCATTCCTGGCCAATGTGCTGACTCCGCCCGCGGTCCGTCGCTGGGGGCGCTATGCGACGGTCAATGGTGCTTTGGTGATGTCGGCGATC contains:
- a CDS encoding MFS transporter codes for the protein MHSSAPAEIWRSVRSLPEFWRLLQVRMASQFGDGLFQAGLAGALLFNPDRAADPMAIARAFTVLFLPYSLLGPFAGALMDRWDRRLVLVGANAGRVILIAAIGTILAVRAGDLPLLLGALFANGLARFVASGLSASLPHVVPREQVVTMNAAANAAGAVAAFIGANFMLVPRFVFGAGDKGASAIIFLTAIPVVIALLLSWRFGPRVLGPDDTKRAIHGPVIYAVVTGWLHGARTVAQRPTVAATLSGLAAHRMVIGINSLLVLLLVHHMTDPEAGGLGTALVFFGAAGLGAFLANVLTPPAVRRWGRYATVNGALVMSAIIEVAGAGLLLPIMVACGFFLGVTGQMVKLCADSAMQMDVDDALRGHVFAVQDALFWVSFIVSITVAALLIPADGHAPAFVLFGSGVYLAGLAMHGVLGRRGEQANNRYPAAATDERRQ